A genomic region of Pseudomonas sp. KU43P contains the following coding sequences:
- a CDS encoding RNA polymerase sigma factor has product MSGHKGFLDHYHELIGTWTRKLRSRQHAEDLTHDAFVRVLENPREQVEQPRAYLHQTARNIAVDSFRREDRRQALELEAFDEGASGTSDPEAYVHALELAESVERALAELPVNCRRVFIWQKIEGLTQAEIAERMGLTKNMVEKYMIRTLRHLREHLDVSAR; this is encoded by the coding sequence GTGTCTGGACACAAAGGCTTCCTCGACCACTACCATGAGCTGATCGGCACCTGGACGCGCAAGCTACGCAGTCGACAGCATGCCGAGGACCTCACCCACGATGCGTTTGTGCGGGTACTGGAAAACCCGCGCGAGCAGGTCGAGCAGCCTCGTGCCTACCTGCATCAGACGGCGCGCAACATCGCGGTGGACAGTTTTCGCCGTGAGGACCGACGCCAGGCCCTGGAGCTGGAGGCCTTCGACGAGGGCGCCAGCGGCACCAGCGACCCGGAGGCTTATGTGCATGCCCTGGAACTGGCCGAGAGCGTCGAGCGGGCGCTGGCCGAGCTGCCGGTCAATTGCCGTCGGGTATTCATCTGGCAGAAGATCGAAGGCCTGACCCAGGCCGAGATCGCTGAGCGCATGGGTTTGACCAAGAACATGGTCGAAAAGTATATGATCCGCACGCTCCGACATCTGCGTGAGCACCTGGATGTGTCGGCACGATGA
- a CDS encoding FecR family protein, which yields MKQHATDSVREQAAKWFARVQDAPRDAGLLAQLEAWLAVDPQHREEYQQLVRLWQASDFIPRQRLEALCQAEPVRQLPRRRLLQRALAASVAVVALGLGWGGWQYQQLNHQDTLQTAFGERRQVELPDGSHLDLNGATDLQVDFSPGRRHIVLRTGEAMFSVAHDSARPFVVDTAQGKVTVTGTRFDVRQDPAATRVAVEQGSVRVQGKGSALAQLSAGQGSHIDVQGNVAAPYAVNAAELTAWRQGKLVFDNATLAEVVAEASRYRTQPLRVAPGKVAQLRLSSTFSIDDTDALLRALPSILPVAIKDHEDGSREIIAK from the coding sequence ATGAAACAGCACGCTACCGATAGCGTCCGCGAGCAGGCGGCCAAATGGTTCGCCCGCGTGCAGGATGCGCCTCGCGATGCCGGGCTGCTGGCGCAGCTCGAGGCCTGGCTGGCGGTCGATCCGCAGCACCGTGAGGAATACCAGCAGCTCGTGCGGTTGTGGCAAGCCAGCGACTTCATTCCACGCCAGCGCCTGGAAGCGCTGTGTCAGGCCGAGCCGGTGCGGCAACTGCCGCGTCGACGCCTGTTGCAGCGGGCGTTGGCGGCCAGCGTGGCGGTGGTGGCTCTGGGGCTGGGCTGGGGCGGTTGGCAGTACCAGCAGCTGAATCATCAAGACACCTTGCAGACGGCGTTTGGTGAGCGTCGCCAGGTGGAGCTGCCGGACGGCTCGCACCTGGACCTCAACGGCGCTACCGACCTGCAGGTCGATTTCAGCCCGGGCCGGCGACACATCGTGCTGCGCACGGGCGAAGCGATGTTCAGTGTCGCCCATGACAGCGCCAGGCCATTCGTGGTCGATACCGCCCAGGGCAAGGTGACCGTCACCGGTACCCGTTTCGATGTGCGCCAGGACCCGGCAGCCACCCGCGTGGCCGTCGAGCAGGGCTCGGTGCGCGTACAGGGCAAGGGCAGCGCGCTGGCGCAACTGAGTGCCGGTCAAGGTTCGCATATAGATGTACAGGGCAACGTGGCCGCCCCCTACGCGGTCAATGCTGCTGAACTGACAGCCTGGCGCCAGGGCAAGCTGGTCTTCGACAACGCCACCCTGGCCGAGGTGGTCGCCGAAGCTTCGCGCTACCGCACCCAGCCGTTGCGGGTCGCGCCCGGCAAGGTGGCGCAGTTGCGGCTGTCCAGCACCTTCAGCATCGACGACACCGACGCCCTGCTGCGCGCCTTGCCGAGCATCCTGCCGGTGGCCATCAAGGACCACGAAGATGGTTCGCGCGAAATAATCGCGAAATAG
- a CDS encoding type III PLP-dependent enzyme — protein MSIQVEDYFARDTFQKMKAFADKQETPFVLIDTQMISQAYDDLRAGFEFAKVYYAVKANPAVEIIDLLKEKGSSFDIASIYELDKVLGRGVSADRISYGNTIKKSKDIRYFYDKGVRLYATDSEADLRNIAKAAPGSKVYVRILTEGSTTADWPLSRKFGCQTDMAMDLLILARDLGLVPYGISFHVGSQQRDISVWDAAIAKVKVIFERLKEEDGIELKLINMGGGFPANYITRTNSLETYAEEIIRFLKEDFGDDLPEIILEPGRSLIANAGILVSEVVLVARKSRTAVERWIYTDVGKFSGLIETMDEAIKFPIWTEKKGEAEEVVIAGPTCDSADIMYENYKYGLPLNLAIGDRLYWLSTGAYTTSYSAVEFNGFPPLKAYYL, from the coding sequence ATGTCGATCCAGGTCGAAGACTATTTCGCGCGTGACACCTTCCAGAAAATGAAGGCGTTCGCCGACAAGCAGGAAACCCCGTTCGTACTCATCGACACCCAGATGATCAGCCAGGCCTACGACGACCTGCGCGCTGGGTTCGAATTCGCCAAGGTCTACTACGCGGTCAAGGCCAACCCGGCCGTCGAGATCATCGACCTGCTCAAAGAGAAGGGTTCGAGCTTCGACATCGCCTCGATCTACGAGCTGGACAAGGTGTTGGGCCGCGGCGTCAGCGCTGACCGTATCAGCTACGGCAACACCATCAAGAAGTCCAAGGACATCCGCTACTTCTATGATAAGGGCGTGCGCCTGTATGCCACCGACTCGGAAGCCGACCTGCGCAACATCGCCAAGGCAGCGCCGGGCTCCAAGGTGTACGTACGTATCCTCACCGAAGGCTCGACCACCGCTGACTGGCCGCTGTCGCGCAAGTTCGGCTGCCAGACCGACATGGCCATGGACCTGCTGATCCTCGCCCGCGATTTGGGCCTGGTGCCATACGGCATTTCCTTCCACGTAGGCTCGCAGCAGCGCGACATCAGCGTGTGGGACGCGGCCATTGCCAAGGTCAAGGTGATCTTCGAGCGCCTGAAGGAAGAAGACGGCATCGAGCTCAAGCTGATCAACATGGGTGGCGGCTTCCCGGCCAACTACATCACCCGTACCAACAGCCTGGAGACCTACGCCGAAGAGATCATCCGCTTCCTCAAGGAAGACTTCGGTGACGACCTGCCGGAAATCATCCTGGAACCGGGCCGTTCGCTGATCGCCAACGCCGGTATCCTGGTCAGCGAAGTGGTGCTGGTGGCGCGCAAGTCGCGTACTGCGGTCGAGCGCTGGATCTACACCGACGTGGGCAAGTTCTCTGGCCTGATCGAAACCATGGACGAAGCCATCAAGTTCCCGATCTGGACCGAAAAGAAAGGCGAGGCAGAAGAAGTGGTCATCGCCGGCCCGACTTGCGACAGCGCCGACATCATGTACGAGAACTACAAGTACGGCCTGCCGCTGAACCTGGCGATCGGTGACCGCCTGTACTGGCTGTCGACCGGTGCCTACACCACCAGCTACAGCGCAGTGGAATTCAACGGTTTCCCGCCGCTGAAGGCTTACTACCTGTAA